Sequence from the Nocardia cyriacigeorgica GUH-2 genome:
TTAAGGCCCCCTACAGACCATGGGGTTGATAGGCCAGAACTGGAAGCCCGGTAACGGGTGGAGGTGACTGGTACTAATAGGCCGAGGACTTACCAACAAAGAAGCTACGCGTCCACTGTGCAGTATCTGAAACAACACACGAACCGTGTGATCCAGGTGAAAGGGGCTGCGCCCCTTTCAAACCCCGAGGGATCGGGGTTGGGTTTCCCGGGGGCGATGCCCCCGAACCCCCCGGGAGGAGAGAGGTTTTCTCTCCGGATCGGGTGCTCGAGGGCCAGGCCCTCGAAAACCCTTGGTCCGTCACGGTGTGACAGTTTCATAGAGTTACGGCGGCTATAGCGGTGGGGAAACGCCCGGTCCCATTCCGAACCCGGAAGCTAAGGCCACCTGCGCCGATGGTACTGCACTCGACAGGGTGTGGGAGAGTAGGACACCGCCGGAACATCCTTTCGCGAAAGCCCCCGACCACGGTCGGGGGCTTTCGTCGCTTCTATTTACTTTTACGGCCATAACTTCACGGCTCGATCAGGCCGGCCCGGATGGCGTATCGCGTGAGGGCGAGACGGTCGCGGAGGCCGAGTTTCTGTAAAACGTTGGCGCGGTGACGATCTACCGTCTTGATACTGATCACCAGATCGCCGGCGATTTCGCGGGAGGAATAGCCCTCCGCGACGAGCTTGACGATTTCCTCCTCACGGGGCGTGAGAGTCGTCGATGGCAGCGGGTCGCCCTGGTTGGCGCGTTCGAGCCAGTCGCGGATCAGCGAATTGACTGCCCCGGGATACAAATACGGCTCACCACGCAGAGTCGCGCGGCAGGCTTCGAGGAGATCGCGGTCGGCGACGGATTTCAGGACATAGCCGGACGCACCCACCCGCAACGATTCGAAGAAGTATTGCTCGTTGTCATACATCGACAGCATCAGGATCCGCACACCCGGATGATCGCGGTTGATCTCGCGGGCCGCCTGGATGCCCGTCATGCGGGGCATGGCGATATCGAGAATCGCGAGGTCCACGGGCACCTGCGTCAGCTGCTGCACCGCTTCATAGCCGTTGGCGGCTTCGGCGACGACGGTGAGGTCGGGTTCGGCGTCGAGGATCATCCGCAGGCCGGAACGGACGAGCGCGTGGTCGTCGGCGAGCAGGATGCGGGCCGGGCCGGGACTCATGAGCGGACGCCTCCGTTCGGATGCGGGATGGTCAGGCACACCGAGGTGCCGTGTCCGGGTGGGGATTCGATGGTGAGGTCGGCGTCGATGAGCAGAGCGCGTTCGCGCATCCCGCGGATGCCGGCGCCGTCCTCGTCCACGCCGCCGCGGCCATCGTCACGAACCCGGAGCACGAGCGAATCGCCGTGCGTGCGCAGGCCGAGTTCGACGCGGCCGGCCTGGGCGTGACGGGCGATATTCGTCAGGCTCTCCTGGGCGATTCGGTAGCAGACGAGTTCGACATCGGCGGCCAGGCGCGGCAGGTTTCGGTCGATATCGCGCGACACGGTGATCCCCGCGGTCGAAGCGAATTCGTTGCACAATGCGGCAAGCGCACTGGACAGGCCGAGGTCGTCGAGCACATCGGGGCGCAACCGGCGCGCGATGCCGCGCACTTCGTCCAGGCAGGACCGCACTGTTTCCTGCGCACCGTGCAGCACATCGACGACGTCGTCGGGTGCGCGGTCGGCCGCCCGCTTCATCGCCAGCAGTGCGACGGTGAGGCTTTGCCCGATCTCGTCGTGCAGCTCGCGGGCGATGCGCTGACGTTCGCCCTCTTGCGCCGCCAGGGCCGAGGCGCTGGCCGCGGCGCGTTCGGATTCCAGCCGCTGCACCATCGCGTTGAAGGAGTCGATCACCCGCGACATATCGCCGTTGCCGCGGTCGTCGAGTCGGCCGCTGCGCCGCAGCGGATCCACTCGTTGCATGGAGGCGATGAGCCGATCCAGTGGTGCCAGGCTCGTGCGCAGCAGGAAGGCGTTGGCGGCGAGGATCACCGCGAGCCCGATCAGCAGCACCGGAATCTCGGTCAGACGCACGCGCGCGGACACCGTGGCGGGCGACAGCGCGAGCACGAGCGTGCCGAAGGTGAACACCAATCCGTTGATGAGGAAGATCCGCCGGAACAGGGCATCCGCCGGTGTCCGGGTGTGTCGCCGGAACAGGCCCACTCCACTTCCCGGACGGTCCATGACCTCAGTGTGGCCGCTGGTGCACATGGTGTCCATGGGGTGCGCCACCCATTCCTGCGGGTCCGGATACATAGCTTCGTCCTGCACAGATGGGTGCGGGCACCGATAGTCGAGGGCCCGGCCCGTCACCAAGGATTGAGACCGGGACAGCAGCCGGTCACGGGAGGAGTGCTCGACATGGACGTCGACCGCACCACCGTGCCCGGGCAGGGCACGGTGCATCATCTGCTGACCCGGAGCGGCAGCCGCTTCGCTCTGGTCGCCAGTAGTGACGGCAGCAAACAGGTGCTCGTCTACGACCGCGGCGGCGACGAACCCGCCCGGACCATCTCGCTGGACGCCGACGAGGCCGATCAGCTCGCCGACCTGCTGCACAGTGCACCGATTCCGGACCGGATCGCTCGCCTGGAACGGCTGATGGACCAATTCACCGGCGAGCGGAGCCGCTGATGACCACCCTCTTCCCGCACGCGCGACGGGGCCAGCCGATGCAAGCACATGAGATCGCGATTCAAATGCCGACCGTCCACCCCGGTGATCCGGTCGCCAAGGCGATGCGGTTGATGGTGGTCAACCGGCTGCCGGGCATGATCGTCGTCGACGATGACGATCGCCCCCTCGCGGTGCTGCCCGGCACCCAGGTGCTGCGATTGGCGATTCCCAGTTCCTACCAGGACGATCCGGCGCTCGCGCGCACCATCGACGAAGTACATGCCGAGCTGTTCTGGCGCGAACCCGGGCATCTGACGGTGGGCGACTGCCTGCCGGAACGCTCGGCCAAGCCGGCCATCGTGCGCCCGGACGCGACGCTGCTCGAGATCGCGGCCCTGATGGCGCAGCGGCACAGCCCACTGGTGGCGGTGGTGAATCATTCGCGCACTCTGCTCGGTGCGGTGACCTTGGAACGGTTGCTGATCAGCCTGGCCGTCGCCGGTCCCGACGACTGAGCCGGATCCGGCCGAGGCGAGGTGAGCGATGAACCAGCTGCTGGCCGTTGCCATTTTCGTCGGCGCGTTCTGGTGCATTGCCACCGAGCGGGCCGACAAGGTGAAGATCGTGCTCATCGGCGCGGCGCTGATGACGGTGTTCGGGCTGGTGCCCGGCGAGGAAGTGTTCTACAACGCGCACGCCGGCATCGACTGGAACGTCATCTTTCTGCTGCTGGGCATGATGATCATCGTCGGCGTGGTCAAGCAGACCGGCTTGTTCGATTTTCTCGCGATCTGGGCCGCGAAACGCTCACACGGAAATCCGTTCCGGCTCTTGGTGATGCTGATGATCATCACTGCGGTCGCCTCGCCGATCCTGGACAACGTCACCATCGTCATGCTCATCGCTCCGGTGACGATCGTCGTCTGCGATCGGCTGGGCCTGGCCGCGCAGCCGTTCATCATCGCCGAAGTGCTCGCGGCCAATATCGGCGGCACCGCGACCCTCGTCGGCGATCCGCCCAACATCATCATCGGCAGCCGAGCGGGCTTGAGTTTCAACGACTTTCTGGTGCACATGGCGCCCGCGGTGACGGTGATCTTCGTGCTGTTCGTGGTGTTCACGCGGTGGTTGTTCCGCGCGCATCTGCGCCAGGATTCCGAGCACATCACCACCGTGATGGCATTGCAGGAGCG
This genomic interval carries:
- a CDS encoding HAMP domain-containing sensor histidine kinase, encoding MDRPGSGVGLFRRHTRTPADALFRRIFLINGLVFTFGTLVLALSPATVSARVRLTEIPVLLIGLAVILAANAFLLRTSLAPLDRLIASMQRVDPLRRSGRLDDRGNGDMSRVIDSFNAMVQRLESERAAASASALAAQEGERQRIARELHDEIGQSLTVALLAMKRAADRAPDDVVDVLHGAQETVRSCLDEVRGIARRLRPDVLDDLGLSSALAALCNEFASTAGITVSRDIDRNLPRLAADVELVCYRIAQESLTNIARHAQAGRVELGLRTHGDSLVLRVRDDGRGGVDEDGAGIRGMRERALLIDADLTIESPPGHGTSVCLTIPHPNGGVRS
- a CDS encoding response regulator, whose protein sequence is MSPGPARILLADDHALVRSGLRMILDAEPDLTVVAEAANGYEAVQQLTQVPVDLAILDIAMPRMTGIQAAREINRDHPGVRILMLSMYDNEQYFFESLRVGASGYVLKSVADRDLLEACRATLRGEPYLYPGAVNSLIRDWLERANQGDPLPSTTLTPREEEIVKLVAEGYSSREIAGDLVISIKTVDRHRANVLQKLGLRDRLALTRYAIRAGLIEP
- a CDS encoding CBS domain-containing protein — encoded protein: MTTLFPHARRGQPMQAHEIAIQMPTVHPGDPVAKAMRLMVVNRLPGMIVVDDDDRPLAVLPGTQVLRLAIPSSYQDDPALARTIDEVHAELFWREPGHLTVGDCLPERSAKPAIVRPDATLLEIAALMAQRHSPLVAVVNHSRTLLGAVTLERLLISLAVAGPDD
- a CDS encoding SLC13 family permease, yielding MNQLLAVAIFVGAFWCIATERADKVKIVLIGAALMTVFGLVPGEEVFYNAHAGIDWNVIFLLLGMMIIVGVVKQTGLFDFLAIWAAKRSHGNPFRLLVMLMIITAVASPILDNVTIVMLIAPVTIVVCDRLGLAAQPFIIAEVLAANIGGTATLVGDPPNIIIGSRAGLSFNDFLVHMAPAVTVIFVLFVVFTRWLFRAHLRQDSEHITTVMALQERRAITDTRLLTRALLVLGGVIVGFGLHSVLHVAPSIVALLGAGAMVLISRLDVGEILREVEWGTLVFFMGLFVMVAGLVHTGVIDRIGDAAVAAFGDNPLLASATLVFGSAIVASFIDNIPYTTTMAPVVEGLVGQTPDPVEGQALWWSFAFGAGFSGNGTAVAASANVVALDIARRAGHPITFWQFTRYGIVVTALSSVLAWAYVAMRYF